A section of the Paenibacillus antri genome encodes:
- a CDS encoding sugar phosphate isomerase/epimerase family protein — MPSIKPLTIASAANNTGTIGGAAAPPRFVGRREVKLSLNTSYLGDTGREEHCLRSIKAAGFDSIQWIHDWNGDYMYAPSEIEQIADWLSTYGLVMGDLHASKGIRKDYMSFNEYERKAGVELIENRVDLAARCGARVIVLHMPIPTALWNSPRLDDLYGRVFRSLDELRPYCIGKDVRIAVENLVQTDYRKETEQFERLFERYDAEFLGLCYDSGHANCAFRGTGESVGFLERFADRLLSVHLTDNDGRGDAHWVPFSGSVDWSGIARVLVDTGYDGYVTLESVLRRSGLEDEAIYLEECFARAERFRELAERVRRSGSAP; from the coding sequence TTGCCATCTATCAAGCCGCTTACGATCGCTTCAGCAGCCAATAACACAGGAACGATCGGCGGCGCCGCGGCGCCGCCGCGATTCGTCGGGAGGCGCGAAGTGAAGCTTTCATTGAACACGAGCTATTTGGGGGATACGGGCCGGGAGGAGCATTGCCTGCGGAGCATCAAGGCGGCGGGCTTCGACAGCATTCAGTGGATTCACGATTGGAACGGCGACTATATGTATGCGCCGTCCGAGATCGAGCAAATCGCCGACTGGCTGTCGACATACGGGCTCGTCATGGGCGATTTGCATGCGAGCAAGGGGATCCGGAAGGACTATATGTCTTTCAACGAGTACGAGCGGAAAGCCGGAGTCGAACTGATCGAAAATCGCGTCGATCTGGCCGCCCGCTGCGGCGCCCGCGTTATCGTCCTGCACATGCCGATTCCGACGGCGTTGTGGAATTCGCCGCGTCTGGACGACCTGTACGGCCGCGTGTTTCGTTCGCTGGACGAGCTTCGTCCCTATTGTATCGGCAAGGACGTCAGGATCGCAGTCGAAAATTTGGTACAGACGGACTACCGGAAGGAAACGGAGCAGTTCGAGAGGCTGTTCGAGCGGTACGACGCCGAATTCCTCGGATTGTGCTACGATTCCGGTCATGCCAATTGCGCTTTTCGGGGGACGGGGGAGAGCGTCGGGTTTCTAGAGCGCTTCGCCGATCGGCTGCTGAGCGTGCATCTGACGGATAATGACGGCCGCGGCGACGCGCACTGGGTGCCGTTCTCCGGCTCGGTCGATTGGTCGGGGATCGCCCGGGTTCTGGTCGATACCGGCTATGACGGATACGTCACGCTGGAATCGGTATTGCGTCGAAGCGGCTTGGAAGACGAAGCGATTTACCTGGAAGAATGTTTCGCGAGAGCCGAACGGTTCCGCGAGCTGGCGGAGCGGGTTCGGCGAAGCGGATCCGCGCCGTAG
- a CDS encoding extracellular solute-binding protein has translation MYTRNRNRAAAGFALATTLLLSACATESGTEGGTGGNDAAGATAEPTPSASPTPAGFRPSGYPIVDDKLTLHFAGAKGAVSKDFGELPFFRQYEEATNVHIEWSMNPDSSWNEKKNLIFASGDLPDAFYGHHILSGEDVLKYGTQGLLIPLEDLIDQYAPNLKKVFEANPSFRQELTAPDGHIYALPTIDEGYPDSRDALFINRKWLDRLGLSVPTTTEEFYEALKAFRDNDMNGNGDAGDEIPFSFFGHQNYGIYSFFGAFGMTDRPNHIGMDGDRVLYTAAQPSYKEGIQYLHRLYAEGLVDVESLTHDKNVYFSKIKESLVGVFIGWDHYDVFGTEPHDYEVMLPLKGPEGHQLWNRYPVGLLSKGAFAITSANEHPEVTMRWIDRSYDPMVGLEAVEGPVGINLLVHPDGTIENTPAPEGMNANEFRHSTAPASKSVFIRTSELAEKRVQQTVPGSLTKSEIDKLYQPYLIPDIYPDLFFTAEENDERIRYFTDIDAYVNKMHAKWIIDGNIESEWDEYMDTLNRMGLDKMLAIYQAAYDRFSSQ, from the coding sequence ATGTATACTCGAAATCGCAATCGCGCCGCGGCCGGCTTCGCGCTGGCGACGACGCTGCTGTTGTCCGCCTGCGCGACGGAGTCCGGCACCGAGGGCGGGACCGGCGGGAACGACGCCGCCGGCGCGACCGCCGAACCGACTCCTTCGGCTTCGCCGACACCGGCTGGATTCCGCCCGAGCGGCTACCCGATCGTCGACGACAAGCTGACGCTGCACTTCGCCGGCGCCAAAGGCGCGGTATCCAAGGACTTTGGAGAACTGCCCTTCTTCCGGCAGTACGAAGAAGCGACGAACGTCCATATCGAATGGAGCATGAACCCGGATTCGAGCTGGAACGAAAAGAAAAACCTCATCTTCGCCAGCGGCGATCTGCCGGACGCTTTCTACGGCCATCATATCCTGTCCGGCGAGGACGTGTTGAAATACGGAACGCAGGGGCTGCTGATCCCGCTGGAGGACCTGATCGACCAGTATGCGCCGAATTTGAAGAAGGTGTTCGAAGCCAATCCCAGCTTCCGCCAAGAGTTGACCGCGCCGGACGGACATATTTATGCGCTGCCGACGATCGACGAGGGCTACCCGGATTCCCGCGACGCCTTGTTCATTAACCGGAAGTGGCTCGATCGGCTCGGACTGTCCGTGCCGACGACGACGGAGGAATTTTACGAGGCGTTGAAGGCGTTTCGGGACAACGATATGAACGGCAACGGCGACGCCGGCGACGAAATTCCGTTTTCGTTCTTCGGCCACCAAAATTACGGCATCTATTCGTTTTTCGGCGCCTTCGGCATGACGGACCGGCCGAATCATATCGGAATGGACGGGGATCGGGTGTTGTACACCGCGGCGCAGCCCTCCTACAAGGAGGGGATCCAGTATTTGCACCGGCTCTACGCGGAGGGCCTCGTCGATGTCGAGAGTTTGACGCATGACAAGAACGTTTATTTCTCGAAAATCAAGGAGTCGCTCGTCGGCGTATTTATCGGGTGGGACCATTACGACGTCTTCGGCACGGAACCGCACGATTACGAAGTGATGCTCCCGCTCAAGGGGCCGGAAGGCCATCAGCTCTGGAACCGGTACCCGGTCGGCCTCTTGAGCAAGGGCGCGTTCGCGATCACGTCCGCAAACGAGCACCCCGAGGTCACGATGCGCTGGATCGACCGCAGCTATGACCCGATGGTCGGACTGGAGGCGGTGGAAGGCCCGGTCGGCATCAACCTCCTCGTGCATCCGGACGGCACGATCGAAAACACCCCGGCGCCGGAAGGCATGAACGCGAACGAGTTCCGGCACTCTACGGCGCCCGCCTCGAAGTCGGTGTTCATCCGCACGTCGGAATTGGCGGAGAAGCGGGTGCAGCAGACGGTGCCCGGCAGCCTGACGAAGTCGGAGATCGACAAGCTGTACCAGCCGTATTTGATACCGGACATATACCCCGACCTGTTCTTCACGGCGGAGGAAAACGATGAGCGCATCCGGTACTTTACCGACATCGACGCGTACGTCAACAAGATGCACGCCAAGTGGATCATCGACGGGAACATCGAGAGCGAATGGGACGAATACATGGACACGCTGAACCGGATGGGGCTCGACAAGATGCTTGCCATCTATCAAGCCGCTTACGATCGCTTCAGCAGCCAATAA
- a CDS encoding helix-turn-helix domain-containing protein, translating to MKLKAAVPIFYKYVASFVAVLLAPILFLGISGYEQTVNLIHDEVTVSHQNRILQWQEQVDAKLIQMNKIAVEVAANPELTPYALERSFYQAYRAKALLNYKMANEFVHEMLLYIRGGDYLYSSVSTYKTQRFINEIYRYRDWDEAQFRQAIEAASRPAFRPAEEVRLRNDRTRLVTYLVPIPFMSNNPYGTLLFLIPEDALLPPERTDRSGNTVVLDRNGNVVASLKPAGGLPDAAELLPDAAGPSLHIRSVDGTDHYISHIRSKLTGWTYVTMLPVAEVMKPVHEMRDRWLLNLMLIVLIGGLIIYGLVYVNYHPIRELVRWADARWGLSDRKADELDTVRSLIDRMGQSNRELGQKLQNNRSAIQEHLLLQVLRGEVSDVSAFNERGREYGVSFSHPRFLVIMFDLAAERAAAHKATLRSLVAENASEQIEAYGKDDLDDRRIPFLMSTALDDGELAAWVEELHRSLRDERGIAATVGVGNAYPDIERIGKSYLEASTAADFKLIRGNGKIIRFQDVSESESGAVSYPTQELQRLETLIRQGDAERIADVLGGIAAAIRDRSATLFAARCLCFDIVNTVLKTMAEMNALPGATERLPNVLSLMRFDTVEELTERVMAACIDLCRLIELGKAEAPLIAPMLAYIEERFADPEFSVRQLAERFSLSESYVSRYVKEQTGKNVSEHVNRLRVERAKQLLARDDRPLKDIVEQVGYYDASSFIRTFKRSVGVTPGEFRRLYKQAE from the coding sequence ATGAAGCTGAAAGCAGCAGTCCCCATCTTCTACAAATATGTCGCCTCGTTCGTGGCCGTCCTGCTCGCGCCGATTTTGTTCCTCGGGATTTCCGGTTACGAGCAGACGGTGAATCTGATCCACGACGAAGTGACCGTCAGCCACCAGAACCGCATTCTCCAATGGCAAGAACAGGTCGACGCCAAGCTGATCCAGATGAACAAGATCGCCGTGGAGGTCGCGGCGAACCCCGAATTGACGCCGTACGCGCTTGAACGCAGTTTTTATCAGGCGTACCGGGCGAAAGCGCTGCTGAATTACAAAATGGCGAACGAGTTTGTGCACGAGATGCTCCTGTATATTCGCGGCGGCGATTATTTATATTCCTCTGTAAGCACTTACAAGACGCAACGCTTCATTAACGAAATTTACCGCTACCGGGATTGGGACGAAGCGCAGTTTCGGCAAGCGATCGAAGCCGCGTCGAGACCGGCGTTTCGGCCGGCGGAAGAGGTCCGTCTTCGGAACGATCGGACCCGGTTGGTGACCTACCTCGTGCCCATTCCCTTCATGAGCAACAACCCGTACGGAACGTTACTGTTTCTCATTCCCGAAGACGCGCTGCTGCCGCCGGAGCGGACCGATCGAAGCGGCAATACGGTTGTCCTCGACCGGAACGGCAACGTCGTCGCGTCGCTGAAGCCTGCCGGCGGCTTGCCGGACGCGGCAGAGCTGCTTCCGGACGCGGCGGGGCCGAGCTTACATATTCGTTCCGTCGACGGGACGGACCATTATATATCGCATATTCGTTCCAAGTTGACGGGGTGGACGTATGTGACGATGCTTCCGGTCGCCGAGGTGATGAAACCCGTTCATGAGATGCGCGACCGTTGGCTTCTCAACTTGATGCTGATCGTGCTGATCGGCGGACTGATCATTTACGGCTTGGTTTATGTCAATTACCACCCGATCCGCGAGCTCGTGCGGTGGGCGGACGCGCGCTGGGGCTTGTCCGACCGTAAAGCCGACGAGCTCGATACGGTTCGATCGCTGATCGATCGGATGGGGCAGTCGAACCGGGAGCTCGGGCAGAAGCTGCAGAACAATCGATCCGCGATTCAGGAGCATCTGCTCTTGCAGGTGCTCAGGGGGGAGGTTTCGGACGTTTCGGCGTTCAACGAGCGGGGAAGGGAATACGGCGTATCGTTCTCCCATCCTCGGTTTTTGGTCATCATGTTCGACTTGGCGGCGGAACGGGCGGCGGCGCACAAAGCGACGCTCCGCAGCCTCGTGGCCGAGAACGCGTCGGAACAGATCGAAGCGTACGGGAAAGACGATCTGGACGACCGCCGCATTCCGTTCCTCATGTCGACGGCGCTGGACGACGGCGAGCTTGCCGCTTGGGTGGAGGAGCTGCACCGGTCGCTGCGCGACGAGCGCGGCATCGCGGCCACCGTCGGCGTCGGAAACGCGTATCCGGACATCGAACGGATCGGCAAGTCGTACCTCGAGGCGTCGACGGCGGCGGATTTCAAGTTGATCCGGGGGAACGGAAAAATCATCCGTTTCCAGGACGTGTCGGAAAGCGAATCGGGCGCCGTTTCGTATCCGACGCAGGAACTGCAGCGGCTCGAGACGCTGATCCGGCAGGGCGACGCCGAACGAATCGCCGACGTGCTCGGCGGCATCGCGGCGGCGATCCGCGACCGGAGCGCGACGCTGTTCGCGGCGCGCTGTCTCTGTTTCGACATCGTCAACACGGTGTTGAAGACGATGGCGGAGATGAACGCCTTGCCCGGGGCGACGGAACGATTGCCGAACGTATTGTCGCTGATGCGCTTCGACACGGTGGAGGAACTTACCGAACGGGTGATGGCGGCATGCATCGACTTATGCAGGCTGATCGAACTGGGGAAGGCCGAAGCGCCGCTGATCGCGCCGATGCTGGCGTATATCGAGGAACGATTCGCCGATCCCGAATTTTCCGTCCGCCAGCTGGCCGAACGATTTTCACTGTCCGAATCGTACGTCAGCAGGTACGTGAAGGAACAGACGGGGAAGAACGTCTCCGAACACGTGAACCGGTTGCGGGTCGAACGGGCCAAGCAGCTGCTCGCCCGGGACGACCGTCCGTTAAAGGACATCGTCGAACAAGTGGGCTATTACGACGCCTCCAGCTTTATTCGCACCTTCAAGCGGTCCGTCGGGGTGACGCCGGGCGAATTTAGGCGGCTGTACAAACAAGCAGAGTAA
- a CDS encoding carbohydrate ABC transporter permease codes for MLTRSRSDRWFDAANYCILTLLLSAVLYPLYFVVIASVSDPDFVNAGRVWLYPRGMTFEGYERIFGDEAVGYGYRNSLLYTVVGTAINVALTLTGGYALSRRDLPGRTLFTFAIVFTMFFGGGLIPTYLLVKELGMVNTMWAMVVPNAVSAFNIVVARTFFQSTIPKELLEAAAVDGCPNTLFFLRIALPLSMPIVAVLTLFSAVGHWNSYFQALIYLNRDELMPLQIVLRNLLIASEVSDGMTSDMASSADQQRIVEVMKFGMIVVASLPVLALYPFLQKYFVKGVMIGSLKG; via the coding sequence ATGTTAACCCGGAGCCGCTCGGACCGATGGTTCGACGCCGCGAATTATTGTATCTTGACGCTGCTGCTGTCGGCGGTTCTGTACCCGTTGTACTTTGTCGTCATCGCTTCCGTCAGCGACCCGGACTTCGTGAACGCGGGGCGGGTATGGTTGTACCCGCGCGGGATGACGTTCGAAGGCTACGAGCGCATCTTCGGCGACGAAGCGGTCGGGTACGGCTATCGGAATTCTTTGCTGTACACCGTCGTCGGAACCGCCATCAACGTCGCGCTGACGTTGACGGGCGGATACGCGTTGTCCCGGCGCGACTTGCCCGGCCGCACCTTGTTTACGTTCGCGATCGTGTTCACGATGTTTTTCGGCGGAGGGCTGATCCCGACCTATTTGCTCGTCAAGGAGCTGGGCATGGTCAATACGATGTGGGCGATGGTCGTCCCGAACGCCGTCTCCGCCTTCAACATCGTCGTCGCCAGAACGTTCTTCCAAAGCACGATTCCGAAGGAGCTGCTGGAAGCGGCCGCGGTGGACGGCTGTCCGAACACGTTGTTTTTCTTGCGCATCGCGTTGCCGCTGTCGATGCCGATCGTAGCCGTCTTGACGCTGTTCAGCGCGGTGGGGCATTGGAACTCCTATTTTCAGGCATTGATCTACCTGAACCGGGACGAGCTGATGCCGCTGCAGATCGTCCTGCGCAACCTGTTGATCGCCAGCGAGGTGTCGGACGGCATGACGTCGGACATGGCATCATCCGCCGATCAGCAGCGGATCGTGGAGGTCATGAAATTCGGCATGATCGTCGTGGCGAGCCTCCCGGTGCTGGCGCTGTACCCATTCCTGCAAAAGTACTTCGTCAAAGGCGTCATGATCGGTTCGTTGAAAGGCTGA
- a CDS encoding ABC transporter ATP-binding protein — protein sequence MDTLLKVDGLSVSFFARDAEVQAVRNVSFEVGRGETLGIVGESGSGKSVTARTIMRLLPSPPSMVKSGEVWFQGRNLLEKSDAEMEDIRGREIGMIFQDPMSSLNPTMRIGRQIEESLIKHQKLTASEARREAIEMLKLVGISNPEARYAQYPHEFSGGMRQRVMIAIALACRPALLIADEPTTSLDVTIQAQILHQMKEIQRRLGTSIILITHDLGVVAGMCDRVVVMKDGEVVETGATERIFADPQDPYTVKLLNALPRLDEKKKPKLKPAYVRSEDDVPLLQVRSLRQHFDLGKGQLVKAVDGVSFDLRAGETLGVVGESGSGKSTTGRTILRLHEATGGEVLFKGIPLQQLNRAEMKKMRRHMGMIFQDPYSSLNPRLRVADIIGEALDVHGMALGKRERMRRVAELLEMVGLNESHAMRYPHEFSGGQRQRIGIARTLAVEPELIVCDEPLSALDVSIQAQIVKLLEELQQRLGLTYLFIAHDLSMVKHISDRVAVMYKGKIVELAESEELYSNPIHAYTKSLLAAIPVPDPGIESRKRHVPQTEAMQSDPYGLGRSSFVEWSKGHWVAVAND from the coding sequence ATGGACACTTTATTAAAAGTTGACGGGTTATCCGTTTCGTTCTTCGCGCGCGACGCGGAAGTCCAAGCCGTACGCAACGTCAGCTTCGAGGTCGGGAGAGGGGAGACGCTCGGCATCGTCGGGGAATCCGGCAGCGGCAAGAGCGTCACCGCGAGAACGATCATGCGGCTGCTTCCTTCGCCTCCCTCGATGGTGAAGAGCGGCGAGGTTTGGTTTCAAGGACGAAATCTTCTCGAGAAGAGCGATGCGGAGATGGAGGACATTCGCGGCCGGGAGATCGGAATGATCTTCCAGGATCCGATGTCGTCTCTCAATCCGACGATGCGGATCGGCCGGCAGATCGAAGAGAGCTTGATCAAGCACCAGAAGCTTACCGCATCCGAAGCTCGCCGGGAAGCGATAGAGATGTTAAAGCTGGTCGGCATTTCGAACCCCGAGGCAAGGTACGCCCAATATCCGCATGAATTTTCCGGGGGGATGCGGCAGCGGGTCATGATCGCGATCGCTTTGGCTTGCCGTCCGGCGCTGCTCATCGCCGACGAGCCGACGACTTCGCTCGACGTCACGATCCAAGCGCAAATTTTGCACCAGATGAAGGAAATTCAGCGCCGACTAGGCACCTCCATCATCTTGATTACGCACGATCTCGGCGTCGTCGCGGGCATGTGCGACCGCGTCGTCGTCATGAAGGACGGCGAAGTCGTCGAGACGGGCGCGACCGAGCGGATTTTCGCCGACCCGCAGGATCCGTATACGGTTAAGCTGCTGAACGCGCTGCCGCGGCTCGACGAGAAGAAGAAGCCGAAGCTCAAGCCGGCGTATGTCCGAAGCGAAGACGACGTGCCGCTGCTTCAGGTCCGCTCCTTGCGTCAACATTTCGACCTCGGCAAGGGACAGCTCGTCAAAGCGGTCGACGGGGTCAGCTTCGACCTCCGGGCGGGAGAGACGCTGGGCGTCGTCGGCGAATCGGGGAGCGGCAAGTCGACGACAGGACGGACGATCCTGCGCCTGCACGAAGCGACCGGCGGCGAGGTGCTGTTCAAGGGCATCCCGCTGCAGCAGCTGAACCGCGCCGAGATGAAGAAGATGCGGCGTCATATGGGCATGATTTTCCAAGATCCGTACTCCTCCCTCAATCCTAGACTTCGCGTCGCCGACATCATCGGCGAAGCGCTCGACGTGCACGGAATGGCGCTCGGCAAGCGGGAGCGGATGCGGCGCGTGGCGGAATTGCTGGAGATGGTCGGCTTGAACGAGTCGCATGCGATGCGGTATCCGCACGAGTTTTCCGGCGGTCAGCGGCAGCGGATCGGCATCGCGCGCACGTTGGCCGTCGAACCCGAATTGATCGTGTGCGACGAGCCGCTGTCGGCGCTCGACGTGTCGATCCAAGCGCAGATCGTGAAGCTGCTGGAGGAGCTCCAGCAGCGGCTCGGGCTGACGTATTTGTTCATCGCCCACGACCTGTCGATGGTCAAGCATATCAGCGACCGCGTGGCGGTCATGTATAAGGGGAAAATCGTAGAGCTGGCGGAGAGCGAGGAGCTGTATTCGAATCCGATTCATGCGTATACGAAATCGCTGCTCGCGGCGATTCCGGTTCCCGACCCCGGCATCGAATCGCGGAAGCGACATGTTCCTCAAACCGAAGCGATGCAGTCGGATCCGTACGGACTCGGGCGCTCCTCCTTCGTCGAATGGTCGAAAGGCCATTGGGTAGCGGTAGCGAACGACTGA
- a CDS encoding arylsulfatase, whose translation MKPNLLLITVDQMRFDCLSVLNHPIVETPNLDALAARGVLFTSAYSSTPVCIPARAGIMTGMGQRSHGRVGYADGVPWTYDHMLAGELAKDGYHTQCVGKMHVYPTRNLCGFHNVVLHDGYLHHNRKTSTSFGEHFDRCDDYLPWLRRMAGPDADLPDHGLDCNASTMARPWHLDEGLHPTNWTVTESIDFLRRRDPGKPFFLWTSFVRPHSPLDPPQAYFDMYKDADMPEPPIGDWADEAAAERGRFDPTTIVGKLPKRRLDRARAGYYALITHIDDQIGRLLNAIQEHGELQNTLIVFTSDHGELMGDHHLFRKGLPYEGSAKIPFLVCDPGGKLGLEAGSRVEAPIELRDVMPTLLDAAGAPVPETVEGRSLLPLCRGEAADWRNYVHGELAMGEWSNQFLTNGKAKYIWFSQSGKEQFFDLERDPEERTDLARRPERAEELAAWREALVRELEGREEGFVANGKLVAGRPVTPVLRHLRRG comes from the coding sequence TTGAAGCCGAATTTGTTATTGATCACCGTGGACCAGATGCGTTTCGATTGCTTAAGCGTTCTAAACCATCCGATCGTGGAAACCCCGAATCTGGACGCGCTCGCGGCAAGAGGCGTTCTGTTTACGAGCGCTTACTCTTCGACGCCGGTATGCATTCCCGCGAGAGCCGGCATCATGACGGGCATGGGCCAGCGCTCGCACGGAAGAGTCGGTTACGCCGACGGCGTTCCGTGGACGTATGACCATATGCTCGCCGGCGAGCTCGCGAAGGATGGCTACCACACGCAATGCGTCGGGAAGATGCACGTCTATCCGACTCGCAATCTATGCGGATTCCATAACGTCGTATTGCACGACGGCTATTTGCATCATAACCGGAAGACGTCGACTTCGTTCGGGGAGCACTTCGACCGATGCGACGATTACTTGCCTTGGCTTCGCCGCATGGCGGGCCCGGACGCCGATCTGCCCGATCACGGGCTGGATTGCAACGCTTCTACAATGGCGCGCCCGTGGCATCTGGACGAAGGGCTGCATCCGACGAATTGGACCGTAACGGAATCGATCGATTTCCTGCGGCGAAGAGATCCCGGGAAGCCCTTCTTCCTCTGGACTTCGTTCGTTCGGCCGCATTCGCCGCTCGATCCGCCGCAGGCGTATTTCGATATGTATAAAGACGCGGACATGCCGGAGCCGCCGATCGGCGATTGGGCGGACGAAGCCGCCGCGGAGCGCGGCCGGTTCGACCCGACGACGATCGTCGGGAAGCTGCCGAAGCGCCGACTCGACCGGGCGAGAGCGGGGTATTACGCGCTCATTACGCATATCGACGATCAAATCGGCAGGCTTCTGAACGCCATACAGGAACACGGGGAGCTGCAAAACACGCTGATCGTGTTTACCTCCGATCACGGGGAGCTGATGGGCGACCATCATTTGTTTCGGAAGGGGCTCCCGTACGAAGGCAGCGCGAAAATTCCGTTCCTCGTCTGCGACCCCGGCGGGAAGCTCGGTCTCGAGGCGGGAAGCCGGGTAGAGGCGCCGATCGAGCTTCGGGACGTCATGCCGACGCTTCTCGATGCCGCGGGAGCGCCCGTTCCCGAGACGGTGGAGGGACGAAGCTTGCTGCCGCTCTGCAGAGGAGAAGCGGCGGACTGGCGAAATTACGTGCATGGGGAACTGGCGATGGGCGAGTGGTCCAACCAATTCCTCACGAACGGCAAGGCGAAGTATATTTGGTTTTCGCAGTCGGGCAAGGAGCAATTTTTCGATTTGGAACGAGATCCCGAGGAACGGACGGACCTCGCGCGGCGCCCGGAACGGGCGGAGGAGCTCGCCGCGTGGAGAGAAGCGCTCGTCCGCGA
- a CDS encoding ABC transporter permease: protein MKTDRNARSVRGNVRKLGRKVAASYELYLFLLPTLLYFIVFHYIPMYGVQIAFKRFIAAEGIAGSPWAGLEHFERFFQSFQFWTLLRNTLGLSLYELLIAFPAPIALALLINQLASERFKKFVQTVTYAPHFISVVVIVGMLNLFLSPRNGLVNQIIGMFGGTSVFFMADPDWFKTIFVFSGVWQNAGWSTIIYLAALTAVNPELHEAAVVDGASKWQRVRHIDLPGIAPTVVILLILTVGSFMTVGYEKVYLMQNQLNIDSSEIIQTYVYKVGLLDAQYSYSAAIGLFNSAINFALLVAVNGWARRMKQASLW, encoded by the coding sequence GTGAAGACGGACCGGAACGCGCGAAGCGTACGAGGCAACGTTCGGAAGCTCGGCAGGAAGGTGGCGGCGAGTTATGAGCTATATTTGTTTCTGCTGCCGACGCTGCTCTATTTTATCGTGTTCCATTATATTCCGATGTACGGCGTTCAAATCGCCTTCAAGCGATTTATCGCCGCGGAGGGCATCGCGGGCAGTCCTTGGGCCGGTTTGGAGCATTTCGAGCGTTTTTTTCAATCGTTCCAGTTTTGGACGCTTCTGCGTAACACGCTGGGATTGAGCCTCTACGAGCTTCTGATCGCGTTTCCGGCGCCGATCGCGTTGGCGTTGCTCATCAATCAGCTCGCTTCGGAACGTTTCAAAAAATTCGTGCAGACGGTCACGTACGCGCCGCATTTCATCTCCGTCGTCGTCATCGTCGGAATGTTGAACTTGTTTTTGTCCCCGCGGAACGGACTTGTCAATCAGATTATCGGGATGTTCGGCGGGACATCGGTCTTTTTCATGGCCGACCCCGATTGGTTCAAGACGATCTTCGTCTTCTCGGGCGTCTGGCAGAACGCAGGCTGGTCGACGATCATCTATTTGGCGGCGCTGACGGCGGTCAATCCGGAGCTGCACGAAGCAGCCGTCGTCGACGGCGCTTCGAAATGGCAGCGCGTCCGGCATATCGATCTGCCCGGCATCGCGCCGACCGTCGTCATCCTGTTGATCTTGACCGTCGGCAGCTTCATGACCGTCGGATACGAAAAGGTGTATTTAATGCAAAATCAGCTCAACATCGACTCGTCGGAAATCATTCAGACCTACGTGTACAAGGTCGGTTTGCTGGATGCCCAGTACAGCTATTCGGCGGCGATCGGATTGTTTAATTCCGCGATCAACTTCGCGCTGCTCGTCGCGGTGAACGGATGGGCCCGGCGGATGAAGCAAGCGAGCTTGTGGTAG